A single region of the Vibrio chagasii genome encodes:
- a CDS encoding YfcZ/YiiS family protein: MSQDIGNNDVCEACGCAGEIGFIIKEGDDVAEVTVYGNSKALIETEFAKYVELAKQVSSNVEYEASDMTEESTELHARFKFEVSAEKIIFELKTRSLAR; the protein is encoded by the coding sequence ATGAGCCAAGATATTGGTAACAACGACGTATGTGAAGCTTGCGGCTGCGCGGGCGAAATCGGGTTCATCATCAAAGAAGGCGACGATGTTGCTGAGGTAACAGTTTACGGTAACTCAAAAGCCCTAATTGAAACTGAATTTGCAAAGTACGTAGAGCTAGCAAAGCAAGTCTCTAGCAATGTTGAGTACGAAGCGTCAGACATGACGGAAGAAAGCACTGAATTGCACGCTCGCTTCAAGTTTGAAGTTAGTGCAGAAAAGATTATTTTCGAACTTAAGACT
- a CDS encoding TetR/AcrR family transcriptional regulator: MPKRSKEDTEITIQKIMDAVVDQLLRLGYDKMSYTTLSQQTGVSRTGISHHFPKKTDFTAALDGRIFKMFMEHIDFENGLDAFSASWVKALEDAEFLAILRLLFHHIVTAENAHEFAANGIDRLYKLTETQFGDTSGKELEWLIGKSLIRMSQ, encoded by the coding sequence ATGCCAAAGCGTAGTAAAGAAGATACAGAAATCACAATCCAGAAGATTATGGATGCCGTTGTAGACCAGTTACTAAGGTTGGGTTACGACAAGATGTCATACACGACTTTGAGTCAGCAAACGGGCGTTTCTCGTACAGGTATAAGCCACCACTTTCCAAAGAAAACAGATTTCACAGCTGCTCTAGACGGTCGAATCTTCAAGATGTTCATGGAGCACATTGATTTCGAAAATGGTCTTGATGCATTTTCAGCTAGCTGGGTTAAAGCGCTTGAAGACGCTGAGTTCCTAGCAATTTTACGTTTACTTTTCCACCATATCGTTACAGCTGAAAACGCACACGAATTTGCGGCAAACGGTATTGATCGTCTTTACAAGCTAACTGAGACTCAGTTTGGTGATACAAGCGGTAAAGAACTTGAGTGGTTGATTGGTAAATCACTGATTCGTATGAGCCAATAA
- a CDS encoding ISL3 family transposase, whose translation MPNHTFLSSFWEGFQVVKSHQTASLITLTLEPNSEAKCLCGLEAEAIHEYQWRHVKEAMLLGVPVVLSVQTRRIKCRECGIKTESLSWLEPYARITKRLRSYIEQLLPLLPIKHISRLTNVHWHTIKEIDKSRLRKVVPPVKWEELRQLVMDEFAIFKGHRYATVIADAKTHQVIWIGLGRSRKDIRPFFEQLGKHGNNIEAVAMDMNTAFDLEVKAHCPNAKIVYDLFHVVAKFGREVMDRVRVDQANKLKQDKKARQWIKRSRWVLLKNRGNLNTQQNSYLTEILNINKDLMTTYILGAQLKELWYCESEVHAKGLWEAWWAQVQESGIKPLKEFARKLRPYLHGIIASASYPLNTCTLEGINNKIKLIKRMGYGYRDTDYFFLKIKAAFPGKPR comes from the coding sequence ATGCCGAATCATACTTTCCTATCTTCATTCTGGGAAGGCTTTCAAGTCGTAAAGTCTCACCAGACAGCATCACTTATTACCCTGACTCTTGAACCGAACTCTGAGGCTAAGTGCCTTTGTGGTCTCGAGGCCGAGGCTATTCATGAGTATCAATGGCGTCATGTAAAAGAAGCCATGTTGCTCGGTGTTCCTGTTGTTCTTTCTGTTCAAACGCGAAGAATCAAGTGCCGTGAGTGTGGCATAAAAACAGAATCTCTATCTTGGTTGGAGCCTTATGCTCGTATAACGAAGCGCTTAAGAAGCTATATAGAACAATTACTGCCTCTTCTTCCTATTAAGCATATCTCCCGGTTAACGAACGTTCATTGGCACACCATTAAAGAGATAGATAAATCCCGACTTAGAAAAGTGGTACCGCCAGTGAAATGGGAGGAGCTAAGGCAACTCGTCATGGACGAGTTCGCCATCTTTAAAGGGCATCGATATGCCACGGTCATCGCTGACGCTAAGACACACCAAGTCATTTGGATAGGGTTAGGCCGAAGCCGTAAGGACATACGGCCGTTCTTCGAGCAACTAGGCAAGCATGGCAATAATATCGAAGCGGTCGCAATGGACATGAATACGGCTTTTGATCTTGAAGTTAAAGCACACTGTCCGAACGCAAAAATCGTTTACGACTTATTCCATGTTGTTGCTAAGTTCGGTCGAGAGGTGATGGATAGAGTCAGAGTCGACCAAGCCAACAAACTCAAGCAAGATAAAAAAGCGAGGCAATGGATCAAGCGCTCACGCTGGGTGTTGCTAAAAAACAGGGGTAATTTGAATACACAGCAAAACAGCTATCTTACCGAAATATTGAATATCAATAAGGACTTAATGACCACTTATATACTCGGAGCACAACTCAAAGAGCTTTGGTATTGTGAATCAGAAGTACATGCTAAAGGGCTCTGGGAGGCGTGGTGGGCACAAGTACAAGAGAGTGGAATTAAGCCATTGAAAGAGTTCGCACGAAAACTAAGGCCTTATCTTCACGGCATTATCGCATCTGCGAGTTATCCGCTTAACACCTGCACATTGGAAGGGATAAACAACAAGATAAAGCTAATCAAGCGAATGGGATATGGGTACCGAGATACAGACTACTTCTTCTTGAAGATAAAAGCGGCTTTCCCCGGAAAGCCGCGATGA
- a CDS encoding IS256 family transposase, whose translation MDKKALEAFAREAAKSIKTETDLDDFRKMLTKVTVETALNVELDEHLGYEKHSPKPSSNSRNGYSTKSIITDDGEVPIDVPRDRESSFEPKLVRKHQTRFQSMDDKILSLYAKGMTTREIVATFKEMYDADVSPTLISKVTDSVLEQVVEWQSRPLDEVYPIVYLDCIVVKIRQDKQVINKAVYLALGVNMEGQKELLGMWLSETEGAKFWLAVLTELQNRGVKDILIACVDGLKGFPDAINAAFPNTQIQLCIVHMVRNSVKYVPWKDYKAVTADLKKIYQSKTEDEALLALEQFSDKWDDKYPQISRSWTAHWNNLNTLFNYPEDIRRAIYTTNAIESLNSVIRKAIKKRKLFPTDESARKVIFLAIQDASKRWTMPIRNWRQALNRFMIMFEDRLTEYM comes from the coding sequence ATGGATAAGAAAGCACTTGAAGCTTTTGCTCGTGAAGCAGCTAAGTCAATTAAGACAGAAACTGATCTTGATGACTTCCGAAAAATGTTAACCAAGGTGACTGTTGAGACGGCATTGAATGTCGAGCTTGATGAGCACCTTGGTTACGAAAAACACTCCCCTAAACCTAGTTCTAACTCCCGTAATGGGTACTCCACCAAGTCGATTATCACTGATGATGGTGAAGTGCCAATAGACGTTCCTCGTGACCGAGAGTCAAGCTTTGAACCAAAGCTGGTTCGTAAGCATCAAACTCGCTTCCAGTCGATGGATGACAAAATCTTAAGCCTCTATGCTAAAGGCATGACGACCCGAGAAATCGTAGCCACATTCAAGGAAATGTACGATGCGGATGTCTCACCAACCCTTATATCTAAGGTGACGGACTCTGTTCTGGAGCAGGTTGTTGAATGGCAATCTCGCCCATTAGATGAAGTCTACCCCATCGTCTATCTCGACTGTATTGTCGTTAAAATCAGACAAGATAAACAGGTCATCAACAAAGCCGTTTATCTTGCTTTAGGCGTAAATATGGAGGGGCAAAAAGAACTGCTTGGTATGTGGCTGTCAGAAACGGAAGGCGCTAAGTTCTGGCTTGCTGTACTAACAGAGCTGCAAAACCGCGGAGTAAAAGACATTCTTATTGCATGTGTCGATGGCCTGAAGGGCTTTCCTGACGCCATTAATGCAGCATTCCCAAATACCCAGATACAACTCTGCATCGTCCATATGGTGAGAAACTCAGTCAAGTACGTACCTTGGAAGGACTATAAGGCTGTCACTGCCGATCTTAAGAAAATCTATCAATCGAAAACGGAAGATGAAGCACTACTCGCCTTAGAGCAGTTCTCAGATAAATGGGATGATAAATACCCTCAGATCAGCCGCTCCTGGACAGCGCATTGGAATAACCTGAACACGCTCTTCAACTACCCCGAAGACATTAGGCGAGCGATCTACACAACCAACGCTATAGAATCACTGAATAGCGTTATTAGAAAAGCGATTAAGAAGCGTAAACTGTTCCCGACTGATGAGTCGGCAAGAAAAGTGATCTTCTTAGCGATCCAGGATGCGTCCAAGAGATGGACAATGCCAATCAGAAACTGGCGACAAGCCCTGAACCGCTTTATGATTATGTTCGAAGACCGACTCACTGAATATATGTAA
- a CDS encoding heme ABC transporter ATP-binding protein → MFPAALKATDIEVKFGSKKILDSVSIEIEAGKVTTLLGPNGAGKSTLLKALCQEISSTGDIQYFGHAKDKWPSHKLAKHLAMLPQHSTLTFPFLAHEVVELGGIPLQESNKTLTNIANQKMDIADVSHLGERLYPSLSGGEKQRVHLARVLTQLHHSGDQCILMLDEPTSALDLAHQHNTLKIARELADNHNAAVIVVLHDLNLAAQYSDRLVVLKDGNLVCDGSPWEALKPSMIEDVYGYKSIVEKHPTMSFPQVHPAQ, encoded by the coding sequence ATGTTTCCTGCAGCGTTAAAAGCGACCGATATTGAAGTAAAGTTCGGCAGCAAAAAGATACTAGATAGCGTATCCATAGAGATTGAAGCAGGAAAGGTCACCACGCTGCTTGGCCCAAATGGAGCAGGCAAAAGCACACTCCTCAAAGCCTTGTGCCAAGAGATATCAAGTACCGGCGACATTCAATATTTTGGGCATGCTAAAGACAAATGGCCTTCACACAAGTTGGCAAAACACTTGGCTATGCTTCCTCAACACAGCACGTTGACCTTCCCATTTCTGGCACACGAAGTTGTTGAACTTGGTGGTATTCCACTGCAAGAGTCAAACAAGACTCTGACCAACATCGCGAACCAAAAGATGGACATCGCCGATGTATCCCACTTGGGAGAGAGGCTTTACCCTTCTCTGTCCGGTGGTGAAAAGCAGAGAGTTCACTTGGCTCGAGTACTCACTCAACTCCACCACTCTGGCGACCAATGCATCTTGATGCTTGATGAACCCACCTCTGCATTGGATCTTGCCCACCAGCACAACACGCTAAAGATCGCGAGAGAACTTGCAGACAATCATAATGCAGCCGTTATCGTGGTGTTGCACGATCTAAACTTAGCGGCTCAGTATTCCGACCGATTGGTGGTATTGAAAGATGGTAATTTAGTGTGTGATGGCAGCCCTTGGGAAGCGCTCAAGCCGTCAATGATTGAGGATGTTTATGGATATAAAAGCATCGTAGAAAAGCACCCGACGATGAGCTTTCCTCAGGTGCACCCAGCACAATAA
- a CDS encoding FecCD family ABC transporter permease: protein MLLRSVPLKTSMLGLGATLVFVALYSITVGPMNISLADSATSLIQPNNDLAPHINLVIQEIRLPRTILCMLIGAILALCGAVMQGLFRNPLAEPGIIGVSAGAALGAALAIVLFSQLSLQYPAFMNFAAVPVFAFLGGALTTLLVYKLGTGKFGTSVTIMLLAGVAISALSGAGIGFLNFIADDQMLRDLSLWSMGSLAGAKWSGIILAAITLVGLFVVFYRQAMSLNALLLGESEAQHLGIPVQKLKRQLILLTAAGVGITVSLSGMIGFIGLVIPHLGRMLAGPDHRVLLPLSAVLGALLLTAADMFSRVALAPAELPVGIVTAIIGAPFFLYLLFQQKGRIL, encoded by the coding sequence ATGTTGTTACGATCCGTCCCACTGAAAACATCGATGTTAGGCCTAGGTGCTACCCTAGTTTTTGTCGCGCTGTACTCGATTACTGTTGGGCCAATGAACATTAGCTTAGCGGACAGCGCCACAAGCTTAATTCAACCAAACAATGACTTAGCACCTCACATCAACTTGGTGATCCAAGAAATTCGACTGCCAAGAACCATACTATGCATGCTAATTGGTGCCATTCTCGCACTATGCGGTGCCGTCATGCAGGGGCTATTTCGCAACCCACTGGCTGAGCCTGGTATCATTGGCGTATCTGCCGGTGCAGCCTTGGGAGCAGCATTAGCTATCGTTCTGTTTTCTCAGCTTTCGCTTCAATATCCGGCATTCATGAACTTTGCCGCAGTACCTGTATTTGCTTTTTTGGGCGGTGCTTTGACCACCCTGTTGGTTTACAAACTTGGTACTGGTAAATTCGGAACTTCAGTAACTATCATGCTGTTAGCAGGTGTCGCAATCAGCGCACTTTCAGGTGCAGGGATAGGCTTCTTAAATTTCATCGCTGATGATCAAATGCTGCGTGACCTTTCGCTATGGTCGATGGGCTCATTAGCTGGCGCTAAATGGTCGGGGATTATACTTGCTGCAATTACGCTCGTTGGACTGTTCGTCGTTTTTTACCGACAAGCGATGTCTCTGAATGCCCTACTCCTAGGTGAATCAGAAGCTCAACACCTGGGGATTCCAGTTCAAAAACTGAAACGACAACTGATTCTACTGACGGCAGCAGGTGTGGGTATCACGGTAAGCCTATCTGGCATGATTGGTTTTATCGGGCTTGTGATCCCACATTTAGGTCGCATGCTCGCAGGTCCTGATCACCGAGTTCTGTTACCTTTATCAGCGGTACTAGGCGCACTACTGTTAACAGCGGCAGATATGTTTTCACGCGTTGCTCTTGCCCCAGCAGAACTGCCAGTAGGTATTGTCACTGCGATTATTGGTGCGCCCTTCTTCTTGTACCTACTATTCCAACAGAAAGGGAGAATCCTTTAA
- a CDS encoding heme/hemin ABC transporter substrate-binding protein has protein sequence MNNLNVLNKLKTKTSLFSLAAMSLALSAPTAMANDIEQPRIISAGSAVTELVLALGAEEQLVGIDVTSRFPQSEKLPKIGYHRNLSAEGLLALEPTTLIGSDEMGSDNAISQLKSAGVDVEIVNTEANVEGLLKRIDQIAKITHTEDHSQQVKADVNQKIAALKANQVPSNQAKKVLFLLLHEGRPANVAGGETSPNAIIELAGGINPAAQSLTSYKPLSMESLVEMQPDVILVSGRSYQKMGGADAILKSLPMLAATPAGMNKQIITVNGSALVGGLGLESLSEAKRLNALIYPL, from the coding sequence ATGAATAACTTAAACGTGCTCAATAAACTAAAGACCAAGACTTCTCTCTTTTCATTGGCAGCAATGAGCTTGGCTCTTAGCGCACCAACCGCGATGGCTAACGACATTGAACAACCACGAATCATCAGTGCTGGCAGCGCCGTTACAGAATTGGTTTTAGCGCTTGGCGCAGAAGAACAATTGGTTGGCATTGATGTGACCAGTCGTTTCCCTCAATCTGAAAAACTGCCTAAGATCGGCTACCACAGAAACCTATCTGCTGAAGGTTTGCTTGCTCTAGAGCCAACCACACTGATTGGTTCTGATGAGATGGGATCGGACAACGCGATCTCTCAACTGAAATCTGCGGGCGTCGATGTCGAAATCGTTAACACTGAGGCTAACGTTGAAGGACTACTAAAACGTATCGATCAAATCGCAAAGATCACACACACTGAAGATCACTCACAGCAAGTTAAAGCCGATGTGAATCAAAAGATTGCCGCACTTAAAGCGAATCAAGTACCAAGTAACCAAGCCAAGAAAGTACTGTTCCTATTGCTGCACGAAGGTCGCCCTGCGAACGTTGCTGGCGGTGAAACATCACCAAATGCGATCATTGAGTTGGCTGGCGGTATCAACCCAGCCGCTCAAAGCCTTACATCTTACAAACCATTATCAATGGAATCGCTTGTCGAGATGCAACCTGATGTCATTTTAGTGAGTGGCCGTAGTTACCAAAAAATGGGCGGCGCTGATGCGATTCTTAAATCATTACCCATGTTAGCGGCAACCCCTGCAGGTATGAACAAGCAAATCATCACCGTGAATGGCAGTGCTTTGGTTGGTGGGCTTGGCCTAGAAAGTCTCTCTGAAGCCAAGCGTTTAAACGCACTTATTTACCCGCTATAA
- a CDS encoding ExbD/TolR family protein, with protein sequence MIKTPNSSHTQSLTPDLTPLLDIIFIVMVFLLLTASVKLESLEVDLPSSDVKNVSEVHKDSISVNILDHEPYWAINGKEYIDWENFKIALLEETGSTDKKPIIIGADKAANVENLVKLLSFLQENGIPATQLLTDDG encoded by the coding sequence ATGATTAAAACGCCAAACTCATCCCATACGCAGAGCCTAACTCCAGACTTAACGCCTCTGCTCGACATCATTTTTATTGTGATGGTTTTTCTACTGCTTACAGCTTCGGTAAAGCTGGAATCACTCGAAGTTGACCTACCAAGTTCGGACGTAAAAAACGTTTCAGAGGTCCACAAAGATTCGATTAGCGTCAATATTTTAGACCATGAACCTTACTGGGCTATCAACGGAAAAGAATACATTGACTGGGAAAATTTCAAGATCGCCTTGCTCGAAGAGACAGGTTCAACGGATAAAAAGCCGATCATCATTGGCGCGGATAAAGCCGCCAACGTGGAGAACCTAGTGAAACTGCTGTCTTTCCTTCAAGAGAATGGAATTCCTGCAACTCAATTACTCACTGACGATGGCTAG
- a CDS encoding MotA/TolQ/ExbB proton channel family protein — MQQISYLQDQLGLMTWPLLICSALTAMIIAERIFQVMLSIGVGKRAIRRELNQISPTNSQEIEALAQSISGKRPLLYKGVSMLLAHHSFSKGLREDAAGIWLQEKRHQLHAGLRLLGLIGVISPLIGLLGTVLGLIEMFKGVAATTGSITPNDLADGLGLAMRTTAAGLMIALPAISGAQLLGLWADRVLAQLEHTLNYVNVWLEGMSIQTNQSGDVNHASANQASVGNVSQA; from the coding sequence ATGCAACAAATCAGTTACTTACAAGATCAACTTGGCTTAATGACTTGGCCTTTACTTATCTGTTCAGCACTCACGGCAATGATCATCGCTGAGCGAATCTTCCAAGTCATGCTCAGTATTGGTGTTGGCAAGCGCGCTATTCGCCGCGAGCTCAACCAAATATCACCAACCAACAGCCAAGAAATTGAAGCGCTTGCTCAGTCGATTTCAGGTAAACGACCGCTATTGTACAAGGGCGTGTCAATGTTGCTTGCTCACCACTCTTTCTCAAAAGGGTTACGTGAAGATGCTGCGGGGATCTGGCTACAAGAAAAACGCCACCAATTGCACGCAGGCCTAAGACTGCTTGGCTTAATCGGCGTGATTAGCCCACTGATTGGGCTGCTTGGCACGGTACTTGGCCTTATTGAAATGTTCAAAGGTGTTGCCGCGACAACAGGCAGCATCACACCAAATGATCTAGCAGACGGTCTTGGATTGGCAATGAGAACAACCGCTGCTGGCTTAATGATCGCACTGCCTGCTATTTCAGGTGCACAACTATTGGGCCTTTGGGCTGACCGAGTGCTTGCTCAACTAGAACACACTCTGAATTACGTAAATGTATGGCTAGAAGGCATGTCTATTCAAACAAACCAGTCTGGCGATGTAAATCATGCGTCTGCAAACCAAGCCTCTGTAGGTAATGTGAGCCAAGCATGA
- a CDS encoding energy transducer TonB: MNVPRYVIAGGASLVIHAALLFVAQESKVFAMPAGSQSNTVSINFTPKSMPSQAQQKTVTEPVEPEPIKEPVSKAEHKPAEPKAAEPKQAKPTPKKKAITNKPQPKKVEKKVVEKKVEKKPVQKKHVTEKKVVKKERPKTESTPQPEKLADKKVDKNMEDSANQPQEVNQGVSNQEPVLVTKPSFAARPTPPNYPRQARRRGIEGVATYEIWLDAEGKQVKQALVNSSGALMLDNAALEAIKQWKFSPHTVNGRAIAHRVQIPVRFRLD, from the coding sequence GTGAACGTTCCTAGGTATGTTATTGCAGGCGGCGCATCGTTAGTGATTCATGCGGCACTATTGTTTGTCGCTCAAGAATCCAAAGTATTTGCGATGCCTGCAGGTAGCCAATCGAACACGGTATCGATCAACTTCACTCCAAAGAGCATGCCTTCTCAAGCTCAACAAAAAACCGTCACCGAACCGGTTGAACCAGAACCAATCAAAGAACCTGTTTCAAAGGCTGAGCATAAACCAGCGGAGCCAAAAGCCGCTGAACCCAAGCAAGCTAAACCAACACCTAAGAAAAAGGCGATCACCAACAAGCCACAGCCAAAGAAAGTAGAAAAAAAGGTCGTTGAAAAGAAAGTCGAGAAGAAACCGGTTCAAAAGAAACATGTGACTGAGAAAAAGGTCGTGAAGAAAGAACGACCAAAAACAGAATCAACACCACAACCTGAAAAGTTAGCCGACAAGAAAGTCGATAAGAATATGGAAGATTCTGCCAACCAGCCTCAGGAAGTAAACCAAGGCGTCTCAAACCAAGAGCCAGTGTTGGTCACGAAGCCATCCTTTGCTGCTCGCCCTACACCGCCAAACTACCCTCGCCAAGCACGACGTCGTGGTATTGAGGGTGTAGCTACTTACGAGATCTGGCTAGACGCTGAAGGTAAACAAGTTAAACAAGCATTAGTAAATTCATCAGGCGCACTGATGCTCGATAACGCCGCATTAGAAGCCATTAAACAATGGAAGTTCTCACCTCACACTGTCAACGGCCGAGCAATCGCTCACCGTGTGCAAATACCTGTTCGTTTTAGGTTGGATTAA
- the hutW gene encoding heme anaerobic degradation radical SAM methyltransferase ChuW/HutW: MSLNIYKFDESILGVSSPDPLRFAFAKKHSAHAGGSSILVEPSKKLELFDELMLSEGKKQDKRCLYIHIPFCRVRCTFCNFFQNAASRKLVDEYFDALMVELKQKANTPWAQSGLFHAVYIGGGTPTALSPKQVELLGKAIRQHFPLANNVEMTLEGRINRFGDDMFDSALEGGFNRFSFGIQSFNTKVRRSAKRLDDREVVLERISFLSRTEQAPIVLDLLYGLPYQSMDVFQQDLEDYMSTGAHGIDLYQLIVGGSAPMLNLVEKGKIPPPANTPDKASMYLAGVEFMAKHKIKQLSVNHWTRDNRERSIYNSLAKTYAEVLPVGCGAGGNIGGHGVMQHRTLDSYMESIKQGQLPIAMMTKQSALEPMFSTLKAGFDSGVVRRSTLPSFMGQETFDYLKPLFEHWEQNGLVELSEDYLTLTIAGSFWAVSLAQSVIKVLNAEYQAMHPAPKASVSGVHPHASLKHA, encoded by the coding sequence ATGAGTCTTAATATTTATAAATTTGACGAATCAATCTTGGGCGTTTCTAGCCCTGATCCGCTTCGTTTTGCGTTTGCCAAAAAGCATTCTGCACACGCCGGAGGAAGCTCAATTCTGGTTGAACCGAGCAAGAAGTTGGAGCTCTTTGATGAGTTGATGCTGAGTGAAGGGAAAAAACAGGATAAGCGTTGCTTGTATATCCATATTCCTTTTTGTCGAGTGCGTTGTACTTTCTGTAATTTTTTCCAAAATGCGGCAAGTCGCAAATTGGTAGACGAGTATTTCGATGCATTGATGGTCGAGCTCAAGCAAAAAGCCAACACACCATGGGCTCAGTCTGGATTGTTTCATGCCGTTTATATCGGTGGGGGAACACCAACCGCTCTGTCGCCTAAACAAGTCGAGCTATTAGGTAAGGCTATTCGCCAACACTTCCCTCTAGCAAACAATGTGGAAATGACCTTAGAAGGGCGCATCAACCGATTCGGCGATGATATGTTCGACAGTGCACTTGAAGGTGGCTTCAACCGTTTCTCATTTGGTATTCAGAGCTTCAATACTAAAGTACGACGTAGCGCGAAACGTTTAGATGACCGTGAAGTGGTTCTAGAACGTATCAGCTTTTTAAGTCGTACTGAGCAAGCACCGATCGTTCTTGACCTACTGTATGGATTACCTTATCAGTCGATGGATGTGTTCCAACAAGACCTAGAAGACTACATGTCGACGGGCGCACACGGCATTGACCTTTACCAACTGATTGTTGGGGGCAGTGCCCCTATGCTTAACCTCGTTGAGAAAGGAAAGATCCCGCCACCAGCCAACACACCCGACAAAGCAAGCATGTATTTAGCGGGCGTTGAGTTTATGGCTAAGCACAAAATTAAACAGCTGAGCGTGAATCACTGGACTCGCGATAACCGAGAACGCAGCATTTACAACAGCTTAGCGAAAACTTATGCCGAAGTGCTTCCGGTTGGTTGTGGTGCTGGTGGCAACATTGGCGGCCATGGTGTGATGCAACATCGAACTTTAGATAGCTACATGGAGTCTATTAAGCAAGGCCAATTACCTATTGCCATGATGACTAAGCAGAGTGCTTTGGAACCGATGTTCTCAACGTTAAAGGCAGGTTTCGATTCTGGTGTTGTTAGACGAAGTACGCTACCAAGCTTTATGGGACAAGAGACATTCGACTATTTAAAACCGCTGTTCGAACACTGGGAACAGAATGGTTTAGTTGAGCTATCTGAAGACTACCTGACTCTCACAATCGCTGGCAGCTTCTGGGCAGTAAGCCTAGCTCAGAGTGTTATTAAAGTACTTAACGCTGAGTATCAAGCGATGCACCCAGCGCCGAAAGCATCAGTTTCGGGTGTTCACCCGCATGCAAGCTTGAAGCACGCTTAA
- the hutX gene encoding heme utilization cystosolic carrier protein HutX, protein MTDTTLEVTETLEQRVAHILEEEPKLLPTAIAEKLGVSEVEVVAAFPNDMAVMLDGSRAQEILEGLVGWGPVTTIVHSFGSIFEVKAPFPKGKVARGYYNLMGKEGELHGHLKLDNIKQIGLVSKAFMGRESHYFGFFSETGENIFKIYLGRNEKRELIADQVERFKALKEQA, encoded by the coding sequence ATGACAGATACAACATTAGAAGTAACCGAAACTCTAGAGCAACGTGTCGCGCACATCCTAGAGGAAGAACCAAAACTGCTGCCAACTGCAATTGCAGAGAAGCTTGGCGTTTCAGAGGTTGAGGTAGTCGCTGCTTTTCCAAACGACATGGCAGTGATGCTAGATGGCAGCCGTGCTCAAGAAATCTTGGAAGGCTTAGTGGGTTGGGGACCAGTGACCACGATCGTACACTCATTTGGCTCAATCTTCGAAGTAAAAGCGCCGTTCCCGAAAGGCAAAGTAGCGCGTGGTTACTACAACCTTATGGGCAAAGAAGGCGAGCTTCATGGTCACCTGAAACTCGACAACATCAAGCAGATCGGTTTGGTGAGCAAAGCGTTCATGGGTCGTGAAAGTCATTACTTCGGTTTCTTCAGTGAAACGGGCGAGAACATTTTCAAGATTTACCTAGGCCGCAATGAAAAACGAGAGCTTATTGCTGACCAAGTAGAACGCTTCAAAGCACTAAAAGAACAAGCTTAA
- the hutZ gene encoding heme utilization protein HutZ — MEQQVKQERLQGRLGPEIKEFRQERRTLQLATVDEEGRPNVSYAPFVQNQEGYFVLISDIARHARNLKENPQVSLMMIEDEESSKQLYARKRLTFDAQASVVERETELWTQVIGQMQERFGEIIDGLSQLQDFSLFNLKAENGLFVKGFGQAYQVSGDDLVDFVHLQEGHKKVSNE; from the coding sequence ATGGAACAGCAAGTAAAACAAGAACGTCTACAAGGTCGCCTAGGTCCAGAAATTAAAGAGTTTCGCCAAGAGCGCCGTACCCTTCAACTGGCAACGGTTGATGAAGAGGGCCGCCCGAACGTGAGCTACGCGCCCTTCGTTCAAAACCAAGAAGGTTACTTTGTTCTAATTTCTGATATTGCTCGTCACGCTCGTAACTTGAAAGAGAACCCACAAGTTTCTTTGATGATGATTGAAGATGAAGAGAGCTCAAAGCAGCTTTACGCACGTAAGCGTTTAACGTTTGATGCACAAGCGAGTGTTGTCGAGCGTGAAACAGAACTTTGGACTCAAGTGATTGGCCAGATGCAAGAGCGTTTCGGTGAGATCATCGATGGTTTGAGCCAGCTTCAAGATTTCTCTCTGTTCAATCTTAAAGCAGAGAACGGCTTGTTCGTTAAAGGCTTTGGTCAGGCATACCAAGTATCGGGTGACGATCTAGTAGATTTCGTTCACTTGCAAGAAGGCCACAAAAAAGTATCTAACGAGTAA